The proteins below are encoded in one region of Halichoerus grypus chromosome X, mHalGry1.hap1.1, whole genome shotgun sequence:
- the ZFP92 gene encoding zinc finger protein 92 homolog isoform X1: protein MAAILLKARPKVPVSFEDVSVYFTKTEWKLLDLRQRILYKRVMLENYRHLVSLGFLSSKPHLVSWLEQGEGPQAADTCRTRATAGMQTGDRIKNRTLVSKQKHCLEELPRTDLQAGNKSQVARPPGEALERGAEHAHSPQTGSSGVGPRREKGQSSSSGDAREMRQRSSPSGRQESVLRQQASKGAERRYLCQQCGKSFSRSSNLIKHRVIHSGEKPYECSECGKLFRRSLALLEHQRIHSGEKPFVCSECGKTFTRSSNLIKHQIIHSGEKPYKCSECGKLFRRSFALLEHQRIHSGERPYACGKCGKTFSRSSNLIEHQRTHSGEKPYTCSQCPKAFKGVSQLIHHQRIHSGEKPFKCKECGKAFRGCSGLSQHQRVHSGEKPYECSECGRTFSRRANLFKHQAIHSPERPYGCQDGGTAFQSSLVLPEPRAAHAGQRPLAGSQDPGGSAGLAGSPCTRSHQEPCASDRGTECGSALQGRRWLGQPRKPHGGTRPSQKSDSEKAPASLALGRPPAEPRPEGQTLGEDSVGAAAARAV from the exons ATGGCCGCCATTCTCTTGAAGGCCAGACCCAAG GTGCCAGTATCTTTTGAAGACGTGTCCGTGTACTTCACCAAGACAGAATGGAAGCTTCTGGACCTCAGACAAAGGATCCTCTACAAGAGAGTGATGCTGGAGAACTATCGTCATTTGGTGTCACTGG GATTTTTATCCTCCAAGCCTCACCTGGTCTCCTGGCTGGAACAAGGGGAGGGGCCCCAGGCAGCAGACACCTGCAGAACACGGGCCACCGCAGGGATGCAGACAG GTGACAGGATAAAGAACAGGACATTGGTTTCAAAGCAGAAGCATTGCCTAGAAGAACTCCCAAGGACCGATCTTCAGGCCGGTAACAAGAGCCAGGTAGCCAGGCCACCAGGGGAAGCGCTGGAGCGCGGAGCGGAACATGCTCATTCTCCCCAGACAGGTTCCAGTGGGGTTGGCCCCCGCAGGGAGAAAGGTCAGAGCAGCTCCTCAGGGGACGCAAGAGAGATGCGGCAGAGAAGTAGCCCCAGTGGTAGGCAGGAGTCAGTTCTACGGCAGCAGGCTTCCAAAGGTGCGGAGAGGCGCTACCTATGTCAGCAGTGTGGGAAATCCTTCAGCCGCAGCTCCAACCTCATCAAGCACCGGGTCATCCACAGCGGCGAGAAGCCCTACGAGTGCTCCGAGTGCGGGAAACTCTTCCGGCGCAGCCTGGCGCTGCTGGAGCACCAGCGCATCCACAGCGGCGAGAAGCCCTTTGTGTGCAGCGAGTGCGGGAAGACCTTTACGCGCAGCTCCAACCTCATCAAGCACCAGATCATCCACAGCGGCGAGAAGCCCTACAAGTGCTCCGAGTGCGGGAAACTCTTCCGGCGCAGCTTCGCGCTGCTAGAGCACCAGCGCATCCACAGCGGCGAGCGGCCCTACGCGTGCGGCAAGTGCGGGAAGACCTTCAGCAGGAGCTCCAACCTCATCGAGCACCAGCGCACCCACAGCGGCGAGAAGCCCTACACGTGCAGCCAGTGTCCGAAAGCCTTCAAGGGCGTCTCCCAGCTCATCCACCACCAGCGCATCCACAGTGGGGAGAAGCCGTTCAAGTGCAAAGAGTGCGGGAAGGCCTTCCGGGGCTGCTCGGGGCTCAGTCAGCACCAGCGGGTGCACAGCGGTGAGAAGCCCTACGAGTGCAGTGAGTGTGGGAGGACCTTCAGCCGGCGAGCCAACCTCTTCAAGCACCAGGCCATCCACAGCCCGGAGAGGCCCTACGGATGCCAGGACGGCGGGACAGCCTTCCAGAGCAGCCTCGTCCTCCCGGAGCCCCGGGCCGCGCACGCTGGCCAGCGGCCGCTCGCAGGCAGCCAGGACCCGGGCGGGAGCGCCGGCCTTGCGGGGAGCCCGTGCACCCGCAGCCACCAGGAGCCCTGCGCGAGCGACCGGGGCACCGAGTGCGGCAGCGCCTTGCAGGGGAGGCGGTGGCTGGGCCAGCCCCGGAAGCCCCATGGCGGCACGAGGCCCTCGCAGAAGAGTGACAGCGAAAAGGCGCCCGCCTCTTTGGCCCTCGGAAGGCCCCCTGCCGAGCCACGGCCGGAGGGCCAGACCCTCGGGGAAGACTCGGTGGGTGCGGCGGCCGCCCGCGCCGTCTGA
- the ZFP92 gene encoding zinc finger protein 92 homolog isoform X2, with protein sequence MLENYRHLVSLGFLSSKPHLVSWLEQGEGPQAADTCRTRATAGMQTGDRIKNRTLVSKQKHCLEELPRTDLQAGNKSQVARPPGEALERGAEHAHSPQTGSSGVGPRREKGQSSSSGDAREMRQRSSPSGRQESVLRQQASKGAERRYLCQQCGKSFSRSSNLIKHRVIHSGEKPYECSECGKLFRRSLALLEHQRIHSGEKPFVCSECGKTFTRSSNLIKHQIIHSGEKPYKCSECGKLFRRSFALLEHQRIHSGERPYACGKCGKTFSRSSNLIEHQRTHSGEKPYTCSQCPKAFKGVSQLIHHQRIHSGEKPFKCKECGKAFRGCSGLSQHQRVHSGEKPYECSECGRTFSRRANLFKHQAIHSPERPYGCQDGGTAFQSSLVLPEPRAAHAGQRPLAGSQDPGGSAGLAGSPCTRSHQEPCASDRGTECGSALQGRRWLGQPRKPHGGTRPSQKSDSEKAPASLALGRPPAEPRPEGQTLGEDSVGAAAARAV encoded by the exons ATGCTGGAGAACTATCGTCATTTGGTGTCACTGG GATTTTTATCCTCCAAGCCTCACCTGGTCTCCTGGCTGGAACAAGGGGAGGGGCCCCAGGCAGCAGACACCTGCAGAACACGGGCCACCGCAGGGATGCAGACAG GTGACAGGATAAAGAACAGGACATTGGTTTCAAAGCAGAAGCATTGCCTAGAAGAACTCCCAAGGACCGATCTTCAGGCCGGTAACAAGAGCCAGGTAGCCAGGCCACCAGGGGAAGCGCTGGAGCGCGGAGCGGAACATGCTCATTCTCCCCAGACAGGTTCCAGTGGGGTTGGCCCCCGCAGGGAGAAAGGTCAGAGCAGCTCCTCAGGGGACGCAAGAGAGATGCGGCAGAGAAGTAGCCCCAGTGGTAGGCAGGAGTCAGTTCTACGGCAGCAGGCTTCCAAAGGTGCGGAGAGGCGCTACCTATGTCAGCAGTGTGGGAAATCCTTCAGCCGCAGCTCCAACCTCATCAAGCACCGGGTCATCCACAGCGGCGAGAAGCCCTACGAGTGCTCCGAGTGCGGGAAACTCTTCCGGCGCAGCCTGGCGCTGCTGGAGCACCAGCGCATCCACAGCGGCGAGAAGCCCTTTGTGTGCAGCGAGTGCGGGAAGACCTTTACGCGCAGCTCCAACCTCATCAAGCACCAGATCATCCACAGCGGCGAGAAGCCCTACAAGTGCTCCGAGTGCGGGAAACTCTTCCGGCGCAGCTTCGCGCTGCTAGAGCACCAGCGCATCCACAGCGGCGAGCGGCCCTACGCGTGCGGCAAGTGCGGGAAGACCTTCAGCAGGAGCTCCAACCTCATCGAGCACCAGCGCACCCACAGCGGCGAGAAGCCCTACACGTGCAGCCAGTGTCCGAAAGCCTTCAAGGGCGTCTCCCAGCTCATCCACCACCAGCGCATCCACAGTGGGGAGAAGCCGTTCAAGTGCAAAGAGTGCGGGAAGGCCTTCCGGGGCTGCTCGGGGCTCAGTCAGCACCAGCGGGTGCACAGCGGTGAGAAGCCCTACGAGTGCAGTGAGTGTGGGAGGACCTTCAGCCGGCGAGCCAACCTCTTCAAGCACCAGGCCATCCACAGCCCGGAGAGGCCCTACGGATGCCAGGACGGCGGGACAGCCTTCCAGAGCAGCCTCGTCCTCCCGGAGCCCCGGGCCGCGCACGCTGGCCAGCGGCCGCTCGCAGGCAGCCAGGACCCGGGCGGGAGCGCCGGCCTTGCGGGGAGCCCGTGCACCCGCAGCCACCAGGAGCCCTGCGCGAGCGACCGGGGCACCGAGTGCGGCAGCGCCTTGCAGGGGAGGCGGTGGCTGGGCCAGCCCCGGAAGCCCCATGGCGGCACGAGGCCCTCGCAGAAGAGTGACAGCGAAAAGGCGCCCGCCTCTTTGGCCCTCGGAAGGCCCCCTGCCGAGCCACGGCCGGAGGGCCAGACCCTCGGGGAAGACTCGGTGGGTGCGGCGGCCGCCCGCGCCGTCTGA
- the PNMA6E gene encoding paraneoplastic antigen Ma6E gives MAMPLTVLSDWCRWMGVNAQRSLLILGIPDDCGDEEFQKAVRTALWPLGREEQPGQEEESFESWLHHANDMLYMWRHVSERERRRRLVESLGGPALDLMCRLLAENPDMPVQDCLAALVQEFGDKDICVTARLQFLTCAQRPQETLFAYVMRLEGLLQSAVEKGAFRSIIADQVRARQVLMRARPNEMLQNTLRRMRLERRPPGFVGMLQLVRETEAWEAALAGGEQFQAEEGACVDMGGLPATQAAPASEEVAEPSPANEDAFRAGLALEVNTEGARAGADETEASPANKDAFRSALALEVITEGTRAGADETEASPASEDAFRSALALEVITEGTRVGADETEAFPASEDAFRSALALEVITEGTRAGADETEASPASEDAFRSALALEVITEGTRAGADETEAFPANEDTAKPAPANVEASEADPGTAEARRAAPEPYDAARAAPAPQEISKFFPATQEDENALSSVGLGQARPSEAPGGPTPAQMGSAFRAGPRGPGCEPEGLAQAGDQEAGKPPKEGLKPIPEESENEDGAGETSPPKSSSGK, from the exons ATGGCGATGCCACTGACAGTGCTGAGTGACTGGTGCAGGTGGATGGGCGTGAACGCGCAGCGTTCCCTGCTCATCCTGGGCATCCCCGACGACTGCGGGGACGAGGAATTCCAGAAGGCCGTGCGCACTGCCCTGTGGCCCCTGGGCAG ggaggagc AGCCAGGCCAAGAGGAAGAGTCCTTTGAGAGCTGGCTGCACCATGCCAACGACATGCTGTACATGTGGCGCCACGTGTCAGAAAGGGAGAGGAGGCGGCGGCTGGTGGAGAGCTTGGGTGGCCCTGCGCTGGATCTCATGTGCAGGCTCCTGGCAGAAAATCCCGACATGCCTGTGCAGGATTGCCTGGCCGCGCTGGTACAGGAGTTTGGGGACAAGGACATCTGCGTGACTGCGCGGCTCCAGTTCCTGACTTGTGCCCAGCGGCCCCAGGAGACTCTCTTTGCCTATGTGATGCGCCTGGAAGGCCTGCTGCAGTCGGCCGTGGAGAAGGGGGCCTTCCGTTCTATCATCGCAGACCAGGTTCGCGCCAGGCAGGTGCTGATGCGGGCCCGCCCGAACGAGATGCTCCAGAACACGCTGAGGAGGATGCGGCTGGAGAGGAGACCACCTGGCTTCGTGGGGATGCTGCAGCTCGTTCGGGAGACCGAGGCATGGGAGGCCGCCCTAGCTGGGGGTGAGCAATTCCAAGCAGAAGAAGGGGCCTGTGTGGACATGGGGGGGCTGCCGGCCACCCAGGCTGCCCCCGCCAGTGAAGAGGTTGCTGAACCCTCTCCAGCCAATGAAGATGCTTTCCGGGCTGGCCTGGCTCTTGAAGTCAACACCGAGGGCGCCCGAGCCGGTGCAGATGAAACCGAGGCCTCCCCAGCCAACAAAGATGCTTTCCGGTCCGCCCTGGCTCTTGAAGTCATCACCGAGGGCACCCGTGCCGGTGCAGATGAAACCGAGGCCTCCCCAGCCAGCGAAGATGCTTTCCGGTCCGCCCTGGCTCTTGAAGTCATCACTGAGGGCACCCGTGTCGGTGCAGATGAAACCGAGGCCTTCCCAGCCAGCGAAGATGCTTTCCGGTCCGCCCTGGCTCTTGAAGTCATCACCGAGGGCACCCGTGCCGGTGCAGATGAAACCGAGGCCTCCCCAGCCAGCGAAGATGCTTTCCGGTCCGCCCTGGCTCTTGAAGTCATCACTGAGGGCACCCGTGCCGGTGCAGATGAAACCGAGGCCTTCCCAGCCAATGAAGATACTGCCAAGCCTGCCCCAGCGAACGTGGAGGCCAGTGAGGCAGATCCTGGCACTGCCGAAGCTCGTAGGGCTGCTCCTGAGCCCTATGATGCTGCCagggctgcccctgcccctcaggaGATCTCCAAGTTCTTCCCTGCCACTCAGGAAGATGAAAATGCTCTGTCCTCTGTGGGCCTAGGTCAGGCAAGACCCTCAGAGGCCCCTGGGGGCCCCACTCCTGCCCAGATGGGCAGTGCTTTCAGGGCGGGCCCAAGAGGTCCTGGCTGTGAGCCAGAGGGCCTTGCCCAGGCAGGAGAccaggaggctgggaagccccCCAAGGAGGGGCTCAAGCCCATCCCAGAAGAGTCGGAAAACGAGGATGGCGCTGGGGAGACGAGCCCCCCCAAGTCATCCTCAGGCAAATAG